TTCGCGCAGAAACGCGCTGACACCGGGCAGCACGTCTCCCTCCATGGGCGCCACCTGCATGGTCTGCGGATCGCGGTGCATGTGCATCAGGCAGATGCCGCACCGCGCATGGGCGGCGACCACGTCCAGGGCATCGCCTTGGCGCAGCGCCCAGATGTCGTTGATGATGTCCACTCCGGCGTCGAGCGCGGCGCGCATCACCTCGGGCTTGTAGGTGTCGATCGACACTGGCACACCCAGGCGGGCGGCTTCACGCAACACAGGCAGCACCCGCGCCAGTTCGTCCTCCAGAGACACGGCCGGGCTGCCTGGCCGTGTGGATTCGCCGCCAATGTCGAGGATGTCCGCCCCTTCCTTCAGCAAGACTTCGCAATGCGCCAGCGCCGCCGATGTGCTGGCGAATCGCCCGCCATCGGAAAAGGAATCGGGCGTCACGTTGACGATGCCCATCACGCGCGGGCTGGAGAGGTCGATGTCGAAACGGGAGGTCAACCAATGCATGGATGGCGAAGGCGATGGAAGTAGAAACGACAACGGGGCCGAAGCCCCGTGTGTGGATACGAAATGACCGGGTCGGCCGCGCTCAGGCTGCCGAGGGCGAAGGATCCGTCGACACCGCAGGCGTGCCGCCGTCACCGCCACCACCCACCGGCGGGTTGCGCGGCGTCCAGTCTTTCGGGGGGCGCGGCGGCTTGCCGGCCATGATGTCGTCGATCTGGTCGGCATCGATGGTTTCCCATTCGAGCAGCGCGGTTGCCATGGCGTGCATCTTGTCGCTGTGCTGCTCAATCAGGTCGCGCGCCAGCTTGTATTGGGCGTCGATGATGCGGCGCACCTCGGCGTCCACCTTCTGCATGGTGGATTCGCTCATGTTGGTGGTCTTGGTCACCGAGCGGCCCAGGAACACCTCGCCTTCGTTTTCCGCATAGACCATCGGCCCCAGCGCGTCGCTCATGCCATAACGCATGACCATGTCGCGGGCGATCTGCGTCGCACGCTCGAAGTCGTTGCTGGCGCCGGTGGTCATCTGGTTCATGAACACCTCTTCGGCGATGCGGCCACCGAACAGCATGCTGATCTGGTTCAGCATGTAGTCCTTGTCGTAGCTGTAGCGGTCCTGCGAAGGCAGACTCATGGTCACGCCCAGCGCCCGGCCACGCGGGATGATGGTGACCTTGTGCACCGGGTCGCACTTGGGCAGCAGCTTGCCAATCAGCGCGTGGCCCGACTCGTGGTACGCGGTGTTGCGGCGCTCTTCCTCGGGCATCACCATGCTCTTGCGCTCGGGGCCCATGAAGATCTTGTCCTTGGCCTTCTCGAAGTCCTGCATTTCCACCACGCGGGCGTTGCGGCGCGCGGCCATCAGGGCGGCTTCGTTGCAGAGGTTGGCCAGATCGGCACCACTCATGCCTGGCGTGCCGCGTGCGATCACACTGGCATTCACGTCGGTGCCGAGCGGCACCTTGCGCATGTGCACGTTCAGGATCTGCTCGCGGCCACGGATGTCGGGCAAGGTCACGTAGACTTGGCGGTCGAAACGGCCGGGGCGCAGCAAGGCAGCGTCCAGAATGTCCGGGCGGTTGGTGGCCGCGACCACGATCACACCCAGGTTCGTCTCGAACCCGTCCATCTCGACCAGCATCTGGTTCAACGTCTGCTCGCGCTCGTCGTTGCCGCCGCCCAGGCCGGCGCCACGCTGGCGTCCCACGGCGTCGATTTCATCGATGAAGATGATGCAGGGCGCGTTCTTCTTCGCGTTCTCGAACATGTCGCGCACACGGGCCGCGCCCACGCCGACGAACATTTCAACGAAGTCAGAACCCGAGATGCTGAAGAACGGCACCTTGGCTTCGCCCGCGATGCCCTTGGCCAGCAGCGTTTTACCGGTGCCAGGAGGGCCCACCAACAGCAGGCCACGCGGAATGCGCCCGCCGAGTTTCTGGAATTTGGCCGGGTCCTTCAGGAAATCCACGACCTCCTTCACTTCTTCCTTGGCCTCGTCACAACCCGCGACGTCGGCGAAGGTAATGGTGTTGTTGTTCTCATCGAGCATGCGGGCCTTGCTCTTGCCGAAGCTGAACGCGCCGCCCTTGCCACCGCCCTGCATCTGTCGCATGAAGTAGATCCAGACGCCGATCAACAGCAGCATCGGGCCCCAGCTGACCAGCAGCGTCATGAGCACCGAGCTTTCTTCGCGCGGGCGCACGTCGAACTTCACGTTGTTGTTGATCAGGTCGCCGACCAGACCGCGGTCCAGATAGGTGGCCGTGGTGCGCACGCGCCGATCGTCCTGGGTGACGGCCACGATTTCGGTGCCGCCCTGGCCTTCCTGGATCGTGGCGCTCTTGATGCGCTGGGCCTTGACCTCATCCAGGAATTCGGAGTACCCCATGTACCCCGAGCCTGCAGCAGAGCGCGTGTCGAACTGCTTGAAGACGGTGAAAAGCACCATGGCGATCACCATCCACACGGCGATTTTCGAGAACCATTGGTTGTTCAAGTGCAGCTCCTGGAAGCGATGGAAATATCGACTGACATACTCATATGCTGCCCATTCTAGGACTTTCAAGCGCCTGGTCTGCCGCACGTGACAGTGGCATGACCACGGGAAAGAGGCGGGTATTCAAGGTTTTTCACGCTTTTTCAGACCCATGCCAACCAGGAAGGTTTCCGACGATTTGTCCCGTGAGGCCTTGGGCTTGATCGTTTTGACAGTGAGAAAGGTCTTTCTGAACAGCGCCACGAGCGGATCGTAGGCGGCCCCGTGAAACAGTTTGACCACCAGCACGCCCTCAGGCTTGAGGTGATGAACGGCGAAATCCACCGCCAGCTCCACGAGGTCGGTGATGCGCGCGGCATCGGTCATGCCGATGCCAGACAGGTTGGGCGCCATGTCCGACACCACGACGTCGACCTGTTGCACATCGCGGTCGAGCAAACACTGCTCCAGCTCCGCCAGCACGGCAGCCTCGCGGAAATCGCCCTGGATGAAATGAACACCTTCGACCGGCTCCATGGGCAGCATGTCCAGGGCCACGATCGTGCCGTGCAGCTCGCCCACGGCGGCACCTTGCGGGCTGAGGCGCCGGCGCAGGTATTGGCTCCATGCACCCGGCGTGGAGCCCAGGTCCACCACGCACTGGCCGGGCCGCACGAGGCCCAGCAACTCGTCGATTTCCTTGAGCTTGTAGGCCGCACGCGCGCGGTAACCGTCCTTTTGCGCCAGACGCACGTAGGGATCGTTGACGTGCTGGTTGAGCCAGGCCTTGTTGACCTTCTTGCTCTGGGTCTTGACTTTCATGCCCATAAGGGTCGCCTGGGGTCTGTGTAAACGATAATTGTCCCATGCCCCAGATCACACTTACCCCCGCCCAGCGCAAAGTCCACCGAGCCGAGGCGCACCACCTCGATCCTGTCGTCCATATTGGTGGCGACGGCCTGAGCGCAGCGGTCAAGAAAGAAACCGACGCGGCCCTCAAAGCCCATGGTCT
The sequence above is a segment of the Hydrogenophaga sp. BPS33 genome. Coding sequences within it:
- the folP gene encoding dihydropteroate synthase, giving the protein MHWLTSRFDIDLSSPRVMGIVNVTPDSFSDGGRFASTSAALAHCEVLLKEGADILDIGGESTRPGSPAVSLEDELARVLPVLREAARLGVPVSIDTYKPEVMRAALDAGVDIINDIWALRQGDALDVVAAHARCGICLMHMHRDPQTMQVAPMEGDVLPGVSAFLRERAEALAARGVARGRIVLDPGVGFGKTVAQNLSLLARQSELLPLGLPVLAGWSRKSTLGAVTGHERPADRAAASVAAALLAVDRGARVVRVHDVRDTVDALKLWQAMQNEAAPR
- the ftsH gene encoding ATP-dependent zinc metalloprotease FtsH encodes the protein MNNQWFSKIAVWMVIAMVLFTVFKQFDTRSAAGSGYMGYSEFLDEVKAQRIKSATIQEGQGGTEIVAVTQDDRRVRTTATYLDRGLVGDLINNNVKFDVRPREESSVLMTLLVSWGPMLLLIGVWIYFMRQMQGGGKGGAFSFGKSKARMLDENNNTITFADVAGCDEAKEEVKEVVDFLKDPAKFQKLGGRIPRGLLLVGPPGTGKTLLAKGIAGEAKVPFFSISGSDFVEMFVGVGAARVRDMFENAKKNAPCIIFIDEIDAVGRQRGAGLGGGNDEREQTLNQMLVEMDGFETNLGVIVVAATNRPDILDAALLRPGRFDRQVYVTLPDIRGREQILNVHMRKVPLGTDVNASVIARGTPGMSGADLANLCNEAALMAARRNARVVEMQDFEKAKDKIFMGPERKSMVMPEEERRNTAYHESGHALIGKLLPKCDPVHKVTIIPRGRALGVTMSLPSQDRYSYDKDYMLNQISMLFGGRIAEEVFMNQMTTGASNDFERATQIARDMVMRYGMSDALGPMVYAENEGEVFLGRSVTKTTNMSESTMQKVDAEVRRIIDAQYKLARDLIEQHSDKMHAMATALLEWETIDADQIDDIMAGKPPRPPKDWTPRNPPVGGGGDGGTPAVSTDPSPSAA
- a CDS encoding RlmE family RNA methyltransferase; protein product: MKVKTQSKKVNKAWLNQHVNDPYVRLAQKDGYRARAAYKLKEIDELLGLVRPGQCVVDLGSTPGAWSQYLRRRLSPQGAAVGELHGTIVALDMLPMEPVEGVHFIQGDFREAAVLAELEQCLLDRDVQQVDVVVSDMAPNLSGIGMTDAARITDLVELAVDFAVHHLKPEGVLVVKLFHGAAYDPLVALFRKTFLTVKTIKPKASRDKSSETFLVGMGLKKREKP